One Numida meleagris isolate 19003 breed g44 Domestic line chromosome 6, NumMel1.0, whole genome shotgun sequence genomic region harbors:
- the MIA2 gene encoding cTAGE family member 5 isoform X2 gives MSRILDQRIFLLVISFLTSLRSTKVLSEWKKCGDWECETAMSRVQATTDYLGPDCRYLSFKTGEEIIVYSKLSRKNENLWTGSKGKDFGYFPKDAVKVEEVLIADEVEVLTKETDFLCLDGDEYVFENEDSALHYQNKESGYSSSDAGSELQESELLNQTGDSIQNEETIESVFEIGSKESQSQESASKKLVSENENRKEDAEQPELQNSLPLEPIPTQSSWAVPSIAGWFATGSENDEETLKAIPESSEENSYQGRKIALTADNDLEAPNDQEEQEPTASGWLQGGLKDLLYFGKENVNVGLVSENDEEIHDVSSVDAHSYNEHETAVTELLTENKQNSESQESTSNWFSLGLSDVLNFGQAEKNTVAMEDHESKEREDEVNKNEEIQTSNQQESHADKESNETVKEMIDEAHKSYTQEVIDSSSNIPNTGEITASVYTLHDTKNTSSSTGSSFDKLIGDKEDPADPCSSEQDLVSESQLLKNTEDKERDPESERNYGQPGVGSKRRLLEEKPEDKHERDAPIDSEQHSEETVIPSVNSEEKMPSLEADFQHDGEKPFSDDIFQIQNYIPDNDEGWINQILLCLSALEIGELVKSVFSAITSIVKEAVASLPEDMRPGPDLYGFPWELVIGASIAGAFIIFLFLYRSYQSVRSRLYAGREKQLANKIAELVEEKCKILEKLSLSKKELEDLELSLKGDNVMKESTDASLFEETHEKLNKSNLELNQEIENLEKELEEERSKQSENDKLVAEIQERLESLEKEAKSIQSQVAEAKSTLKVYQINTERLKTCLQDAVDENRQLQESEKQLLQEAEGWGERFSELNEQTKMFESSKADIEEVLKDKESQVKSLTQYLLKMKDWSSAIRDDDDTEDNHWDTDLKGETENGEHLDDQQKRTIKKLIYAAKLNACLKTMETERDQMYSKLSDESKAKGELTERIENLQSEQVSLQSENERLESEVQKLQQKLKVMTELYQENEMKLHRKLTVEERERLQKEEKLSKVDEKISHAAEELNSYRQRAKDLEEELERTIRSYQNQITSHEKKAHDNWLTARAAERQLNDIRKENAHNRQKLTEAEFKLDLLEKDPYALDVPVRPFREHSPYGPSPMGRPSSETRAFLSPPTLLEGPLRLSPMLPGAGGGRGSRGPGSTVMYEASNERGDMSSDRLTDPHRPPSDTGSLSPPWDRERRIILPPSGEPYTDSVLPPRRQERLFPNPPNTGRLSGPAELRTYNMQSFDKTDGQTSSENSPLTEPSGNEMKDHSNLSNSLPDQLLASDSEGASSGFAPPPFPPVRPPMMPMDPRGPFMRRPPFPPPPPAGMYGPRECFPVRDLGLPRPPLPMRNPFPMRSFPHYPPQRPEFLPPSLPPENRIESPQSNTSATEQPEPQQET, from the exons ATGTCAAGGATATTGGATCAGAGAATTTTCCTGCtggtgatttcatttttaacaagcCTACGGAGTACAAAGGTACTTTCAGAATGGAAGAAATGTGGTGATTGGGAATGTGAGA CAGCAATGAGCAGAGTTCAAGCCACTACAGACTACTTGGGGCCTGACTGCCGGTATCTGAGCTTCAAAACAGGGGAGGAAATAATTGTATACTCCAAActttcaaggaaaaatgaaaacttgtgGACAGGAAGT aaaggaaaagattttggaTATTTCCCAAAAGATGCTGTGAAGGTTGAGGAAGTTTTAATTGCAGACGAAGTCGAAGTGCTCACTAAG GAAACTGATTTCCTTTGTCTTGATGGAGATGAGTATGTTTTTGAAAACGAAGATAGCGCATTACATTATCAGAACAAAGAAAGTGGATATTCATCATCTGATGCAGGATCAGAGCTGCAAGAAAGTGAACTCTTAAATCAGACAGGAGACTCCAtccaaaatgaagaaacaatCGAATCAGTTTTTGAAATTGGTTCCAAAGAATCTCAGAGTCAGGAGTCTGCAAGCAAAAAGTTGGTTagtgaaaatgagaacagaaaagaagatgctGAACAGCCAGAACTCCAAAACAGTCTCCCACTGGAACCCATTCCAACTCAGTCTAGTTGGGCGGTTCCCAGTATTGCAGGATGGTTTGCTACGGGAAGTGAAAATGATGAAGAGACTTTAAAAGCCATTCCTGaatcttcagaagaaaatagttACCAAGGCAGGAAAATAGCACTAACAGCTGACAATGACTTAGAGGCGCCAAATGATCAGGAGGAACAAGAGCCGACAGCATCTGGTTGGCTTCAAGGTGGACTGAAGGATCTTCTGTATTTTGGTAAAGAGAACGTGAATGTTGGTTTGGTATcagaaaatgatgaagaaatCCATGATGTTTCTAGTGTGGATGCTCACTCCTATAATGAACATGAAACAGCAGTCACAGAGTtactgacagaaaacaaacaaaatagtgAGAGTCAAGAATCCACATCAAATTGGTTCAGTTTGGGTCTAAGCGATGTCCTAAATTTTGGGCAGgctgagaaaaatacagttgcTATGGAAGAccatgaaagcaaagaaagagaagatgaagtaaataagaatgaagaaatacagaCTTCAAACCAGCAAGAATCACACGCAGACAAAGAATCAAATGAGACAGTCAAAGAAATGATAGATGAAGCACATAAGAGTTACACACAAGAAGTAATAGATTCAAGCAGTAACATCCCAAATACTGGGGAAATAACAGCAAGTGTCTATACTCTTCATGACACCAAAAACACCTCGAGCAGCACAGGATCATCTTTTGATAAACTAATAGGTGACAAAGAGGATCCAGCTGACCCCTGCAGCTCAGAACAAGACTTGGTATCAGAAAGTCAACTGTTAAAAAACACGGAAGATAAAGAGAGAGATCCAGAGTCAGAAAGGAACTATGGCCAGCCAG GAGTAGGCAGTAAAAGAAGGCTGCTGGAAGAAAAGCCAGAAGATAAACATGAAAGAGATGCACCTATTGACAGTGAGCAACATTCAGAAGAAACAGTGATTCCTTCagtaaattctgaagaaaaaatgccaaGCTTAGAAGCTGATTTTCAACACGATGGTGAAAAGCCTTTCTCAGATGACATTTTCCAAATTCAGAACTACATTCCAGATAACG ATGAAGGCTGGATAAATCAGATACTTCTGTGCCTGAGCGCTCTTGAGATTGGGGAACTAGTAAAGTCTGTTTTTTCAGCAATTACAAGTATTGTCAAAGAG gctgTGGCATCGCTGCCCGAAGATATGAGACCTGGCCCTGATCTCTATGGTTTCCCTTGGGAACTAGTGATTGGTGCCAGCATTGCTGGAGCCTTTATAATTTTCCTGTTCCTGTATAGAAGTTATCAGTCA gTTAGAAGTCGACTTTATGCAG gaagggaaaaacagcttGCCAATAAAATTGCTGAACTAGttgaagagaaatgcaaaattcttGAGAAACTCAGCCTTAGCAAAAAAGAG ttggaagaTTTAGAATTGTCTCTAAAGGGTGACAACGTTATGAAAGAATCAACGGATGCATCTCTttttgag GAAAcacatgaaaaactgaacaaatcAAACTTGGAACTCAACCAAGAAATAGAGAATCTGGAAAAggaactggaagaagaaagatcCAAGCAGTCAGAAAATGATAAATTG gtGGCTGAAATTCAGGAGAGACTGGAATCTttagagaaagaagcaaaatctATCCAATCACAAGTTGCGGAG GCCAAGTCCACCCTAAAAGTGTATCAGATTAATACAGAGAGACTCAAGACATGTCTTCAAGATGCAGTAGATGAAAACCGCCAGCTTCAGGAGAGTGAGAAACAG CTTTTACAAGAAGCTGAAGGATGGGGTGAACGATTTAGTGAACTAAATGAACAAACTAAGATGTTTGAATCGTCTAAAGCAGATATAGAAGAAGTATTGAAGGATAAAGAGAGTCAAGTCAAG TCACTGACACAGTACTTGCTGAAGATGAAAGACTGGAGTTCAGCAATCAGAGATGATGATGACACTGAAGATAACCACTGGGACACTGATTTAAAGggtgaaacagaaaatggagaacATTTAG ATGATCAGCAAAAACGAACCATAAAGAAATTGATCTATGCTGCAAAG TTAAATGCTTGTTTAAAGACcatggaaacagaaagagatCAAATGTACTCAAAATTGTCTGATGAAAGTAAAGCTAAAGGAGAACTTACAG AGCGTATAGAAAACCTCCAAAGTGAACAAGTTTCCTTACAATCTGAAAATGAACGTTTGGAAAGTGAAGTTCAAAAGCTTCAGCAGAAACTTAAAGTTATGACTGAGCTTtatcaagaaaatgaaatgaaactacACAG aaaactgaCAGTAGAAGAGAGAGAACGcctacaaaaagaagaaaagctttctaaAGTAGATGAGAAAATTAGTCATGCTGCCGAAGAACTAAACAGCTACAG ACAGCGAGCAAAAGATCTGGAAGAAGAGCTAGAACGAACCATTCGCTCTTATCAGAATCAG ATTACTTCACATGAGAAGAAAGCTCATGATAATTGG CTGACAGCTCGAGCAGCTGAAAGACAACTCAATgatataagaaaagaaaacgCACATAACAGGCAAAA aTTAACTGAAGCAGAATTTAAACTTGACCTTTTAGAAAAAGATCCTTACGCTCTTGATGTTCCAGTTAGACCATTTAGAG AGCATTCCCCATATGGACCCTCACCAATGGGCCGGCCTTCATCTGAAACaagagcttttctttcccctccaaCTTTATTGGAGGGTCCTTTAAGGCTTTCACCTATGCTTCCaggtgcaggaggaggaagag GATCCAGAGGGCCAGGATCTACTGTCATGTATGAAGCCAGTAACGAACGAGGAGACATGAGTTCTGATAGATTAACTGATCCCCACAGACCTCCCTCAGATACTGGGTCCCTGTCTCCTCCTTGGGACAGAGAACGCAGAATAATTCTGCCACCATCAG GTGAGCCTTATACTGATTCAGTTCTTCCTCCTCGAAGACAAGAAAGACTTTTCCCTAATCCtccaaatactggaaggctttCCGGACCAGCTGAGCTGCGGACTTACAATATGCAGTCTTTTGACAAGACAG ATGGGCaaacatcttcagaaaataGCCCACTAACAGAACCAAGCGGAAATGAGATGAAAGATCATTCTAATCTTAGC AACTCGCTCCCTGATCAGCTGCTGGCATCAGACAGTGAAGGAGCCAGCTCAGGGTTTGCTCCTCCACCTTTCCCGCCAGTCAGACCTCCAATGATGCCTATGGATCCCCGAGGACCCTTCATGAGACGAccccctttccctccccctccccctgctgGCATGTATGGACCACGTGAATGTTTTCCAGTACGAGACTTGGGGCTTCCACGCCCTCCGCTGCCAA TGAGAAATCCATTTCCCATGAGATCTTTTCCTCACTATCCACCTCAGCGACCTGAATTCTTGCCTCCATCCCTACctcctgaaaacagaattgaGTCACCTCAGTCAAATACGTCGGCCACAGAACAACCAGAACCACAGCAAGAGACTTGA
- the MIA2 gene encoding cTAGE family member 5 isoform X1 translates to MSRILDQRIFLLVISFLTSLRSTKVLSEWKKCGDWECETAMSRVQATTDYLGPDCRYLSFKTGEEIIVYSKLSRKNENLWTGSKGKDFGYFPKDAVKVEEVLIADEVEVLTKETDFLCLDGDEYVFENEDSALHYQNKESGYSSSDAGSELQESELLNQTGDSIQNEETIESVFEIGSKESQSQESASKKLVSENENRKEDAEQPELQNSLPLEPIPTQSSWAVPSIAGWFATGSENDEETLKAIPESSEENSYQGRKIALTADNDLEAPNDQEEQEPTASGWLQGGLKDLLYFGKENVNVGLVSENDEEIHDVSSVDAHSYNEHETAVTELLTENKQNSESQESTSNWFSLGLSDVLNFGQAEKNTVAMEDHESKEREDEVNKNEEIQTSNQQESHADKESNETVKEMIDEAHKSYTQEVIDSSSNIPNTGEITASVYTLHDTKNTSSSTGSSFDKLIGDKEDPADPCSSEQDLVSESQLLKNTEDKERDPESERNYGQPGVGSKRRLLEEKPEDKHERDAPIDSEQHSEETVIPSVNSEEKMPSLEADFQHDGEKPFSDDIFQIQNYIPDNDEGWINQILLCLSALEIGELVKSVFSAITSIVKESFNFIFQAVASLPEDMRPGPDLYGFPWELVIGASIAGAFIIFLFLYRSYQSVRSRLYAGREKQLANKIAELVEEKCKILEKLSLSKKELEDLELSLKGDNVMKESTDASLFEETHEKLNKSNLELNQEIENLEKELEEERSKQSENDKLVAEIQERLESLEKEAKSIQSQVAEAKSTLKVYQINTERLKTCLQDAVDENRQLQESEKQLLQEAEGWGERFSELNEQTKMFESSKADIEEVLKDKESQVKSLTQYLLKMKDWSSAIRDDDDTEDNHWDTDLKGETENGEHLDDQQKRTIKKLIYAAKLNACLKTMETERDQMYSKLSDESKAKGELTERIENLQSEQVSLQSENERLESEVQKLQQKLKVMTELYQENEMKLHRKLTVEERERLQKEEKLSKVDEKISHAAEELNSYRQRAKDLEEELERTIRSYQNQITSHEKKAHDNWLTARAAERQLNDIRKENAHNRQKLTEAEFKLDLLEKDPYALDVPVRPFREHSPYGPSPMGRPSSETRAFLSPPTLLEGPLRLSPMLPGAGGGRGSRGPGSTVMYEASNERGDMSSDRLTDPHRPPSDTGSLSPPWDRERRIILPPSGEPYTDSVLPPRRQERLFPNPPNTGRLSGPAELRTYNMQSFDKTDGQTSSENSPLTEPSGNEMKDHSNLSNSLPDQLLASDSEGASSGFAPPPFPPVRPPMMPMDPRGPFMRRPPFPPPPPAGMYGPRECFPVRDLGLPRPPLPMRNPFPMRSFPHYPPQRPEFLPPSLPPENRIESPQSNTSATEQPEPQQET, encoded by the exons ATGTCAAGGATATTGGATCAGAGAATTTTCCTGCtggtgatttcatttttaacaagcCTACGGAGTACAAAGGTACTTTCAGAATGGAAGAAATGTGGTGATTGGGAATGTGAGA CAGCAATGAGCAGAGTTCAAGCCACTACAGACTACTTGGGGCCTGACTGCCGGTATCTGAGCTTCAAAACAGGGGAGGAAATAATTGTATACTCCAAActttcaaggaaaaatgaaaacttgtgGACAGGAAGT aaaggaaaagattttggaTATTTCCCAAAAGATGCTGTGAAGGTTGAGGAAGTTTTAATTGCAGACGAAGTCGAAGTGCTCACTAAG GAAACTGATTTCCTTTGTCTTGATGGAGATGAGTATGTTTTTGAAAACGAAGATAGCGCATTACATTATCAGAACAAAGAAAGTGGATATTCATCATCTGATGCAGGATCAGAGCTGCAAGAAAGTGAACTCTTAAATCAGACAGGAGACTCCAtccaaaatgaagaaacaatCGAATCAGTTTTTGAAATTGGTTCCAAAGAATCTCAGAGTCAGGAGTCTGCAAGCAAAAAGTTGGTTagtgaaaatgagaacagaaaagaagatgctGAACAGCCAGAACTCCAAAACAGTCTCCCACTGGAACCCATTCCAACTCAGTCTAGTTGGGCGGTTCCCAGTATTGCAGGATGGTTTGCTACGGGAAGTGAAAATGATGAAGAGACTTTAAAAGCCATTCCTGaatcttcagaagaaaatagttACCAAGGCAGGAAAATAGCACTAACAGCTGACAATGACTTAGAGGCGCCAAATGATCAGGAGGAACAAGAGCCGACAGCATCTGGTTGGCTTCAAGGTGGACTGAAGGATCTTCTGTATTTTGGTAAAGAGAACGTGAATGTTGGTTTGGTATcagaaaatgatgaagaaatCCATGATGTTTCTAGTGTGGATGCTCACTCCTATAATGAACATGAAACAGCAGTCACAGAGTtactgacagaaaacaaacaaaatagtgAGAGTCAAGAATCCACATCAAATTGGTTCAGTTTGGGTCTAAGCGATGTCCTAAATTTTGGGCAGgctgagaaaaatacagttgcTATGGAAGAccatgaaagcaaagaaagagaagatgaagtaaataagaatgaagaaatacagaCTTCAAACCAGCAAGAATCACACGCAGACAAAGAATCAAATGAGACAGTCAAAGAAATGATAGATGAAGCACATAAGAGTTACACACAAGAAGTAATAGATTCAAGCAGTAACATCCCAAATACTGGGGAAATAACAGCAAGTGTCTATACTCTTCATGACACCAAAAACACCTCGAGCAGCACAGGATCATCTTTTGATAAACTAATAGGTGACAAAGAGGATCCAGCTGACCCCTGCAGCTCAGAACAAGACTTGGTATCAGAAAGTCAACTGTTAAAAAACACGGAAGATAAAGAGAGAGATCCAGAGTCAGAAAGGAACTATGGCCAGCCAG GAGTAGGCAGTAAAAGAAGGCTGCTGGAAGAAAAGCCAGAAGATAAACATGAAAGAGATGCACCTATTGACAGTGAGCAACATTCAGAAGAAACAGTGATTCCTTCagtaaattctgaagaaaaaatgccaaGCTTAGAAGCTGATTTTCAACACGATGGTGAAAAGCCTTTCTCAGATGACATTTTCCAAATTCAGAACTACATTCCAGATAACG ATGAAGGCTGGATAAATCAGATACTTCTGTGCCTGAGCGCTCTTGAGATTGGGGAACTAGTAAAGTCTGTTTTTTCAGCAATTACAAGTATTGTCAAAGAG tctttcaattttatttttcaggctgTGGCATCGCTGCCCGAAGATATGAGACCTGGCCCTGATCTCTATGGTTTCCCTTGGGAACTAGTGATTGGTGCCAGCATTGCTGGAGCCTTTATAATTTTCCTGTTCCTGTATAGAAGTTATCAGTCA gTTAGAAGTCGACTTTATGCAG gaagggaaaaacagcttGCCAATAAAATTGCTGAACTAGttgaagagaaatgcaaaattcttGAGAAACTCAGCCTTAGCAAAAAAGAG ttggaagaTTTAGAATTGTCTCTAAAGGGTGACAACGTTATGAAAGAATCAACGGATGCATCTCTttttgag GAAAcacatgaaaaactgaacaaatcAAACTTGGAACTCAACCAAGAAATAGAGAATCTGGAAAAggaactggaagaagaaagatcCAAGCAGTCAGAAAATGATAAATTG gtGGCTGAAATTCAGGAGAGACTGGAATCTttagagaaagaagcaaaatctATCCAATCACAAGTTGCGGAG GCCAAGTCCACCCTAAAAGTGTATCAGATTAATACAGAGAGACTCAAGACATGTCTTCAAGATGCAGTAGATGAAAACCGCCAGCTTCAGGAGAGTGAGAAACAG CTTTTACAAGAAGCTGAAGGATGGGGTGAACGATTTAGTGAACTAAATGAACAAACTAAGATGTTTGAATCGTCTAAAGCAGATATAGAAGAAGTATTGAAGGATAAAGAGAGTCAAGTCAAG TCACTGACACAGTACTTGCTGAAGATGAAAGACTGGAGTTCAGCAATCAGAGATGATGATGACACTGAAGATAACCACTGGGACACTGATTTAAAGggtgaaacagaaaatggagaacATTTAG ATGATCAGCAAAAACGAACCATAAAGAAATTGATCTATGCTGCAAAG TTAAATGCTTGTTTAAAGACcatggaaacagaaagagatCAAATGTACTCAAAATTGTCTGATGAAAGTAAAGCTAAAGGAGAACTTACAG AGCGTATAGAAAACCTCCAAAGTGAACAAGTTTCCTTACAATCTGAAAATGAACGTTTGGAAAGTGAAGTTCAAAAGCTTCAGCAGAAACTTAAAGTTATGACTGAGCTTtatcaagaaaatgaaatgaaactacACAG aaaactgaCAGTAGAAGAGAGAGAACGcctacaaaaagaagaaaagctttctaaAGTAGATGAGAAAATTAGTCATGCTGCCGAAGAACTAAACAGCTACAG ACAGCGAGCAAAAGATCTGGAAGAAGAGCTAGAACGAACCATTCGCTCTTATCAGAATCAG ATTACTTCACATGAGAAGAAAGCTCATGATAATTGG CTGACAGCTCGAGCAGCTGAAAGACAACTCAATgatataagaaaagaaaacgCACATAACAGGCAAAA aTTAACTGAAGCAGAATTTAAACTTGACCTTTTAGAAAAAGATCCTTACGCTCTTGATGTTCCAGTTAGACCATTTAGAG AGCATTCCCCATATGGACCCTCACCAATGGGCCGGCCTTCATCTGAAACaagagcttttctttcccctccaaCTTTATTGGAGGGTCCTTTAAGGCTTTCACCTATGCTTCCaggtgcaggaggaggaagag GATCCAGAGGGCCAGGATCTACTGTCATGTATGAAGCCAGTAACGAACGAGGAGACATGAGTTCTGATAGATTAACTGATCCCCACAGACCTCCCTCAGATACTGGGTCCCTGTCTCCTCCTTGGGACAGAGAACGCAGAATAATTCTGCCACCATCAG GTGAGCCTTATACTGATTCAGTTCTTCCTCCTCGAAGACAAGAAAGACTTTTCCCTAATCCtccaaatactggaaggctttCCGGACCAGCTGAGCTGCGGACTTACAATATGCAGTCTTTTGACAAGACAG ATGGGCaaacatcttcagaaaataGCCCACTAACAGAACCAAGCGGAAATGAGATGAAAGATCATTCTAATCTTAGC AACTCGCTCCCTGATCAGCTGCTGGCATCAGACAGTGAAGGAGCCAGCTCAGGGTTTGCTCCTCCACCTTTCCCGCCAGTCAGACCTCCAATGATGCCTATGGATCCCCGAGGACCCTTCATGAGACGAccccctttccctccccctccccctgctgGCATGTATGGACCACGTGAATGTTTTCCAGTACGAGACTTGGGGCTTCCACGCCCTCCGCTGCCAA TGAGAAATCCATTTCCCATGAGATCTTTTCCTCACTATCCACCTCAGCGACCTGAATTCTTGCCTCCATCCCTACctcctgaaaacagaattgaGTCACCTCAGTCAAATACGTCGGCCACAGAACAACCAGAACCACAGCAAGAGACTTGA
- the MIA2 gene encoding cTAGE family member 5 isoform X4, with the protein METAESFNFIFQAVASLPEDMRPGPDLYGFPWELVIGASIAGAFIIFLFLYRSYQSVRSRLYAGREKQLANKIAELVEEKCKILEKLSLSKKELEDLELSLKGDNVMKESTDASLFEETHEKLNKSNLELNQEIENLEKELEEERSKQSENDKLVAEIQERLESLEKEAKSIQSQVAEAKSTLKVYQINTERLKTCLQDAVDENRQLQESEKQLLQEAEGWGERFSELNEQTKMFESSKADIEEVLKDKESQVKSLTQYLLKMKDWSSAIRDDDDTEDNHWDTDLKGETENGEHLDDQQKRTIKKLIYAAKLNACLKTMETERDQMYSKLSDESKAKGELTERIENLQSEQVSLQSENERLESEVQKLQQKLKVMTELYQENEMKLHRKLTVEERERLQKEEKLSKVDEKISHAAEELNSYRQRAKDLEEELERTIRSYQNQITSHEKKAHDNWLTARAAERQLNDIRKENAHNRQKLTEAEFKLDLLEKDPYALDVPVRPFREHSPYGPSPMGRPSSETRAFLSPPTLLEGPLRLSPMLPGAGGGRGSRGPGSTVMYEASNERGDMSSDRLTDPHRPPSDTGSLSPPWDRERRIILPPSGEPYTDSVLPPRRQERLFPNPPNTGRLSGPAELRTYNMQSFDKTDGQTSSENSPLTEPSGNEMKDHSNLSNSLPDQLLASDSEGASSGFAPPPFPPVRPPMMPMDPRGPFMRRPPFPPPPPAGMYGPRECFPVRDLGLPRPPLPMRNPFPMRSFPHYPPQRPEFLPPSLPPENRIESPQSNTSATEQPEPQQET; encoded by the exons ATGGAAACGGCGGAG tctttcaattttatttttcaggctgTGGCATCGCTGCCCGAAGATATGAGACCTGGCCCTGATCTCTATGGTTTCCCTTGGGAACTAGTGATTGGTGCCAGCATTGCTGGAGCCTTTATAATTTTCCTGTTCCTGTATAGAAGTTATCAGTCA gTTAGAAGTCGACTTTATGCAG gaagggaaaaacagcttGCCAATAAAATTGCTGAACTAGttgaagagaaatgcaaaattcttGAGAAACTCAGCCTTAGCAAAAAAGAG ttggaagaTTTAGAATTGTCTCTAAAGGGTGACAACGTTATGAAAGAATCAACGGATGCATCTCTttttgag GAAAcacatgaaaaactgaacaaatcAAACTTGGAACTCAACCAAGAAATAGAGAATCTGGAAAAggaactggaagaagaaagatcCAAGCAGTCAGAAAATGATAAATTG gtGGCTGAAATTCAGGAGAGACTGGAATCTttagagaaagaagcaaaatctATCCAATCACAAGTTGCGGAG GCCAAGTCCACCCTAAAAGTGTATCAGATTAATACAGAGAGACTCAAGACATGTCTTCAAGATGCAGTAGATGAAAACCGCCAGCTTCAGGAGAGTGAGAAACAG CTTTTACAAGAAGCTGAAGGATGGGGTGAACGATTTAGTGAACTAAATGAACAAACTAAGATGTTTGAATCGTCTAAAGCAGATATAGAAGAAGTATTGAAGGATAAAGAGAGTCAAGTCAAG TCACTGACACAGTACTTGCTGAAGATGAAAGACTGGAGTTCAGCAATCAGAGATGATGATGACACTGAAGATAACCACTGGGACACTGATTTAAAGggtgaaacagaaaatggagaacATTTAG ATGATCAGCAAAAACGAACCATAAAGAAATTGATCTATGCTGCAAAG TTAAATGCTTGTTTAAAGACcatggaaacagaaagagatCAAATGTACTCAAAATTGTCTGATGAAAGTAAAGCTAAAGGAGAACTTACAG AGCGTATAGAAAACCTCCAAAGTGAACAAGTTTCCTTACAATCTGAAAATGAACGTTTGGAAAGTGAAGTTCAAAAGCTTCAGCAGAAACTTAAAGTTATGACTGAGCTTtatcaagaaaatgaaatgaaactacACAG aaaactgaCAGTAGAAGAGAGAGAACGcctacaaaaagaagaaaagctttctaaAGTAGATGAGAAAATTAGTCATGCTGCCGAAGAACTAAACAGCTACAG ACAGCGAGCAAAAGATCTGGAAGAAGAGCTAGAACGAACCATTCGCTCTTATCAGAATCAG ATTACTTCACATGAGAAGAAAGCTCATGATAATTGG CTGACAGCTCGAGCAGCTGAAAGACAACTCAATgatataagaaaagaaaacgCACATAACAGGCAAAA aTTAACTGAAGCAGAATTTAAACTTGACCTTTTAGAAAAAGATCCTTACGCTCTTGATGTTCCAGTTAGACCATTTAGAG AGCATTCCCCATATGGACCCTCACCAATGGGCCGGCCTTCATCTGAAACaagagcttttctttcccctccaaCTTTATTGGAGGGTCCTTTAAGGCTTTCACCTATGCTTCCaggtgcaggaggaggaagag GATCCAGAGGGCCAGGATCTACTGTCATGTATGAAGCCAGTAACGAACGAGGAGACATGAGTTCTGATAGATTAACTGATCCCCACAGACCTCCCTCAGATACTGGGTCCCTGTCTCCTCCTTGGGACAGAGAACGCAGAATAATTCTGCCACCATCAG GTGAGCCTTATACTGATTCAGTTCTTCCTCCTCGAAGACAAGAAAGACTTTTCCCTAATCCtccaaatactggaaggctttCCGGACCAGCTGAGCTGCGGACTTACAATATGCAGTCTTTTGACAAGACAG ATGGGCaaacatcttcagaaaataGCCCACTAACAGAACCAAGCGGAAATGAGATGAAAGATCATTCTAATCTTAGC AACTCGCTCCCTGATCAGCTGCTGGCATCAGACAGTGAAGGAGCCAGCTCAGGGTTTGCTCCTCCACCTTTCCCGCCAGTCAGACCTCCAATGATGCCTATGGATCCCCGAGGACCCTTCATGAGACGAccccctttccctccccctccccctgctgGCATGTATGGACCACGTGAATGTTTTCCAGTACGAGACTTGGGGCTTCCACGCCCTCCGCTGCCAA TGAGAAATCCATTTCCCATGAGATCTTTTCCTCACTATCCACCTCAGCGACCTGAATTCTTGCCTCCATCCCTACctcctgaaaacagaattgaGTCACCTCAGTCAAATACGTCGGCCACAGAACAACCAGAACCACAGCAAGAGACTTGA